In one Novosphingopyxis iocasae genomic region, the following are encoded:
- a CDS encoding lytic transglycosylase domain-containing protein, whose amino-acid sequence MNLFWVTGTCCALTVAISGSARAQEFQVFDHDLGKVEIAIDEEAGFNPTAMYLGKPDDQPADIDRSFKEALYEPLIRQAEARYSLPPRLLQALVWQESRFNPMAISPAGAAGLAQLMPGTARELGVSNRHDPVQNIDGGARYLKLMLDRFGAIHLALAAYNAGPGAVSRAGGIPKNRETPGYVKSVIARWMAYSST is encoded by the coding sequence ATGAACTTGTTCTGGGTAACTGGCACATGCTGTGCCCTCACGGTTGCGATCTCGGGATCCGCCCGTGCGCAGGAATTTCAGGTATTCGATCATGACCTTGGCAAGGTTGAGATTGCGATCGATGAAGAGGCCGGGTTCAACCCAACTGCGATGTATCTCGGTAAACCAGATGACCAGCCGGCCGACATCGATCGAAGCTTCAAGGAAGCCTTGTATGAGCCACTCATTCGGCAAGCCGAAGCGCGATACTCGCTCCCTCCTCGCCTCCTCCAGGCGCTGGTGTGGCAGGAATCTCGGTTCAACCCCATGGCAATCAGTCCGGCTGGCGCGGCGGGGCTCGCTCAACTCATGCCGGGAACCGCAAGGGAACTTGGTGTCAGCAATCGCCACGATCCGGTTCAGAACATCGACGGTGGCGCGCGCTATCTGAAGCTGATGCTTGATCGCTTCGGCGCGATCCATCTCGCGCTGGCCGCTTACAATGCAGGCCCTGGCGCTGTGTCGCGAGCCGGCGGGATACCGAAAAATCGAGAAACACCTGGATATGTAAAGAGCGTTATCGCGCGATGGATGGCATACAGCTCGACATGA
- a CDS encoding DUF5818 domain-containing protein produces MNTNRKRISGRLEHLPRGAAIVTDAGDHWVLEDYEPSNDDFGFEVTAEGIVVGFDRLRVEWLGQATG; encoded by the coding sequence ATGAATACGAATCGGAAAAGGATTAGCGGACGGCTTGAGCACCTTCCCCGAGGAGCCGCCATCGTGACTGATGCAGGGGATCACTGGGTTCTCGAAGACTATGAACCCTCGAACGATGACTTCGGATTTGAAGTTACCGCAGAGGGTATCGTTGTCGGGTTCGACCGCCTTCGGGTGGAATGGCTAGGACAGGCGACAGGTTAG
- a CDS encoding tyrosine-type recombinase/integrase translates to MALSEIQIKKAKAAERPYKLADGEGLFLLVQKNGSKLWRLKYRCHGKEKLLSFGAYPEVGIAAARELKKVAKGVLAEGRDPMVHKPGRDFEQAKTFRAIATMWHQNRAGSLDPAHAKRVWSRMDQDVFPVLGELMMHEITPPEVLKVIRKIEERGALDISRRAKQCIGQVFQFAIASGLCDSDPTAHLRGALKPRPRVKHMAKLPLAQLPELMIKIEQYQEEGERRSEITRAALIFALLTWVRTKELRFAKKHEFEDLGGPSPAWRIGADRMKMGREHIVPLSRQAASLAEEMISKSEGEYVFPGQKPKMPLSENTMIYGLYRLGYHGRQTVHGFRGLASTWANEQLVEVGEPPMWIRRYHEDWVELQLAHSEENEVRGAYNAAEYLAPRRAMLQDWADYLDCLGGKAQNIAVLRAA, encoded by the coding sequence ATGGCCTTGAGTGAGATTCAGATCAAAAAAGCGAAGGCGGCAGAACGCCCATACAAGCTTGCGGATGGGGAGGGTCTATTCCTTCTTGTTCAAAAGAACGGCTCGAAGCTCTGGCGGCTGAAATACCGGTGCCACGGTAAGGAGAAGCTGCTTTCTTTCGGCGCCTATCCCGAAGTAGGAATAGCGGCAGCAAGAGAACTCAAGAAAGTTGCCAAGGGGGTGTTGGCCGAGGGTAGGGACCCGATGGTCCACAAACCAGGTCGGGATTTCGAACAGGCCAAGACCTTTAGGGCGATCGCCACCATGTGGCATCAGAACAGAGCAGGTAGTCTCGACCCCGCGCATGCGAAGCGTGTCTGGTCGCGCATGGACCAAGATGTGTTTCCTGTCTTGGGCGAACTCATGATGCATGAGATAACTCCACCAGAAGTCCTGAAGGTCATTCGGAAAATCGAGGAACGCGGCGCGCTCGACATCAGTCGGCGGGCAAAGCAATGTATCGGACAGGTATTCCAGTTCGCTATTGCCAGCGGCCTTTGTGATTCCGACCCTACTGCGCATCTTCGCGGGGCATTGAAGCCACGGCCTCGGGTCAAGCATATGGCGAAGCTACCTCTCGCGCAGCTACCCGAGCTGATGATTAAGATCGAGCAATATCAAGAAGAGGGTGAAAGACGCTCCGAGATTACCCGGGCAGCATTGATTTTCGCTCTTCTTACATGGGTGCGGACGAAGGAGCTTCGGTTCGCCAAGAAGCACGAGTTCGAAGATCTGGGTGGACCTTCACCAGCATGGCGCATTGGCGCTGATCGGATGAAAATGGGTCGCGAGCATATTGTGCCATTGTCACGGCAAGCTGCCTCACTAGCCGAAGAAATGATCAGCAAGTCCGAAGGCGAATACGTTTTTCCAGGTCAAAAGCCCAAGATGCCGCTTTCCGAGAATACGATGATCTACGGCCTATATCGGCTTGGGTACCACGGGCGGCAAACTGTTCATGGTTTCAGAGGTCTGGCGAGCACTTGGGCAAACGAGCAGCTTGTCGAAGTTGGCGAACCCCCGATGTGGATCCGGAGATATCATGAGGATTGGGTCGAACTGCAATTGGCGCACAGCGAAGAGAACGAAGTTCGCGGAGCCTACAATGCTGCGGAATATCTCGCTCCTCGTCGTGCAATGTTGCAGGATTGGGCAGATTACCTCGACTGCCTTGGCGGCAAAGCGCAGAACATTGCTGTTTTGAGGGCCGCTTGA